A window from Bosea sp. ANAM02 encodes these proteins:
- a CDS encoding flagellar hook-length control protein FliK, producing the protein MPIQSVFTHQASAEAPVARSRAGQTEPRENGEVFALPDTEAAAGETKAGAAGKAIASGEAAISKEAAAAALVVDPAKVNAQVNTSQPVAEPPVARAPATKSEPQPAKAEASGIAFLIAMAEAQTGVQGEAGGEKPAAQSGEAAVETGEGIAKKADKDAAEGEGEPAVVTAVPASENQAGAVPVPVVVPPPLALPQGAQPATEAAAGEAVDELSADGGSKKGAAKPALAAATAGLPLVAAATPEAAQAAAAGTVDGKAALGGAHAVGAAGQGAAEFADTLAKADQPPAANGAQSAAEPKALDALQQQPAAPFDLSTLLQQAPGKSGHERLVQPFDPNAAAGNAPGAPGQGTASGQPTPIHVVPIEIGLRAMSGARQFDIRLDPDELGRVDVNLSISDKGEVSARLVVDRVETLHLLQRDARTLERAFEQAGLKPSDGGVDITLRDPSDQSAFRQNRQQDEAPQRPRQPDGIELAEDAPLTIDPVPQRRLIRLGGVDLSI; encoded by the coding sequence ATGCCGATCCAGTCTGTGTTCACACATCAGGCCTCTGCCGAAGCGCCGGTTGCCCGGTCGCGCGCCGGTCAAACCGAGCCGCGCGAGAACGGCGAGGTCTTTGCGCTGCCCGATACCGAGGCGGCGGCCGGCGAGACCAAGGCCGGTGCCGCCGGGAAGGCGATCGCCTCGGGAGAGGCCGCGATTTCCAAGGAAGCGGCTGCTGCCGCGCTGGTCGTCGATCCCGCCAAGGTGAATGCGCAGGTGAACACGTCCCAGCCAGTTGCCGAGCCCCCGGTGGCGCGTGCTCCGGCGACCAAATCCGAGCCGCAGCCGGCGAAGGCCGAGGCGAGCGGGATCGCGTTCCTGATCGCGATGGCAGAAGCCCAGACCGGCGTCCAGGGCGAAGCTGGCGGCGAGAAGCCGGCGGCGCAATCGGGCGAGGCCGCTGTCGAGACCGGAGAGGGCATTGCCAAGAAGGCTGACAAAGACGCTGCCGAAGGGGAGGGCGAGCCTGCCGTCGTGACTGCCGTTCCGGCGAGCGAAAACCAGGCGGGGGCCGTGCCGGTGCCGGTGGTGGTCCCGCCTCCGTTGGCCCTGCCGCAGGGAGCGCAACCCGCGACCGAAGCGGCTGCCGGCGAGGCGGTCGACGAACTGTCGGCCGACGGCGGATCGAAGAAGGGGGCTGCGAAGCCGGCACTGGCCGCGGCAACCGCCGGGCTGCCGCTCGTCGCGGCAGCGACGCCGGAGGCTGCGCAGGCCGCGGCCGCAGGCACCGTGGACGGCAAGGCGGCGCTCGGTGGTGCGCATGCGGTCGGGGCTGCCGGACAGGGCGCTGCGGAATTCGCGGATACCCTCGCCAAGGCCGACCAGCCGCCGGCGGCCAACGGAGCCCAGTCTGCCGCCGAGCCGAAGGCGCTCGATGCCCTGCAGCAGCAGCCGGCCGCGCCTTTCGATCTCTCGACCCTGCTTCAGCAGGCGCCCGGAAAATCCGGGCATGAGCGCCTGGTCCAGCCGTTCGATCCGAACGCGGCGGCCGGCAACGCCCCCGGCGCGCCAGGACAGGGCACGGCGAGCGGCCAGCCGACGCCGATCCATGTCGTGCCGATCGAGATCGGGCTGCGCGCCATGTCCGGCGCGCGGCAATTCGATATCCGGCTCGATCCCGACGAACTTGGCCGCGTCGACGTCAACCTGTCGATCTCCGACAAGGGCGAGGTCAGCGCCAGGCTGGTCGTCGACCGCGTCGAGACCCTGCATCTCCTGCAGCGCGATGCGCGCACGCTGGAGCGCGCCTTCGAGCAGGCAGGACTGAAGCCGTCCGATGGCGGTGTAGACATCACCCTGCGCGACCCGTCCGATCAATCCGCCTTCCGCCAGAACCGCCAGCAGGACGAGGCGCCGCAGCGCCCGCGCCAGCCCGACGGCATCGAGCTGGCCGAGGACGCTC